Proteins co-encoded in one Capsicum annuum cultivar UCD-10X-F1 chromosome 9, UCD10Xv1.1, whole genome shotgun sequence genomic window:
- the LOC124887134 gene encoding uncharacterized protein LOC124887134, with protein sequence MLKQLTINLSLVEALEQMPGYARFMKDLVMKKQTVSFESANNLHHCGAISTKSLVQKKADPRAFTISCTIGPLDFTKALCDLAASIKLMPLAVYNKLGSGDPTPTNMRLVMADRSMRWPCGFYMMY encoded by the coding sequence ATGCTTAAGCAGTTGACAATCAATTTATCATTGGTGGAGGCATTAGAGCAAATGCCTGGGTATGCAAGgtttatgaaagatcttgttATGAAGAAGCAGACAGTTAGTTTTGAGTCAGCGaacaatctccatcattgtggCGCTATTTCCACAAAGTCGTtggtgcagaaaaaggcagacccAAGAGCATTTACCATCTCGtgcactattgggcctcttgattttacaaaagctctatgtgatttggCAGCCAGTATAAAATTAATGCCACTTGCTGTGTATAATAAATTAGGTTCGGGGGATCCAACTCCTACAaacatgagattagttatggCGGACAGATCTATGAGGTGGCCGTGcggattctatatgatgtattag